The following coding sequences lie in one Bacteroidia bacterium genomic window:
- a CDS encoding outer membrane protein assembly factor: protein MNYQLKYGLLGIVLTMILYSCSSTRRLNSNEYLLVKNEIVLNNPKVSKEDLNSLIKQKPNRKIFGYWRFHLMLHNWGSGKNDSTKFKRWLRKIGEAPVVLDSFQTQRTKSQLLAYLKNKGYFHGKVSDSVTVKKKKAKVHYYIEPGIPYTIRNYTYAADDSILILIAHSAERINKLVFPGHVFDSDILDEERAKLTREMKMKGYFYFEKDYIRFDADTSVGNRQVDLKCIINTPLVPDSIKPDSLVPGHHQIYKLGKIFIHTQFNPKALEFGKLDTIVYNGYIFTYQKKLKFNPETLLDNIFLHSGRGYQINQIEQTYRRLGDLKNFRFTNISFAPDTSRKNENILQTYIALTPSPKQAFSFDFQGTNTSSNLGISFNVGYQNRNIFTGAEMLEVKLLGGLENQIVSSSVDRRIWNLPFNTLEGGGEINLYFPKFILPFGLSKLSQRVSAPKTQLKTQYNLQQRPDFTRNNLRFSYGISFKKGNFHKFFLNIYEINRVNVYDQSQAFTDRLNAINDLAVRFSYQPHFTTSTNFTYQYSNQIVSKLRSFSYFRFYLESAGSTVYGIAKLAKAKTDTSGNYLIGGIPFSQYIKTEIDYRHYFIINTWSQFVVRFNGGLGIPLTNLKTLPYESNFFGGGANGIRAWKFRRLGPGSSEASLLDQFGDTKLEFNAEYRFGVYKFFKAALFADAGNVWFTPWNAIKSPKGTFAFSRFYKEIAVGAGLGLRLDFNFFIIRLDVALKLHNPVKPEGQRWFSDLTYQKDENSPAKFNILKVPEYQIGIGYPF from the coding sequence TTGAACTATCAACTAAAATATGGATTATTAGGAATTGTATTGACCATGATACTTTATTCGTGTAGCTCGACCCGAAGGTTGAATTCCAATGAATACCTGTTAGTTAAAAATGAAATAGTACTTAATAACCCCAAAGTATCAAAAGAAGATCTTAACTCACTTATCAAACAAAAGCCCAACCGTAAAATATTCGGTTACTGGCGATTCCATTTGATGCTTCACAATTGGGGAAGTGGTAAAAACGATTCAACAAAATTCAAACGTTGGCTTCGGAAAATAGGTGAAGCCCCGGTTGTGCTGGATTCCTTCCAAACGCAACGAACCAAGTCTCAACTTTTGGCCTATTTGAAAAATAAAGGATATTTTCATGGAAAAGTCAGCGATTCGGTTACTGTAAAAAAGAAAAAAGCTAAAGTGCATTATTACATCGAACCGGGCATTCCATACACCATTCGTAATTACACGTATGCGGCCGATGATTCCATCCTTATTTTAATTGCTCACAGCGCAGAACGTATCAATAAATTAGTATTTCCCGGACATGTTTTTGATTCGGATATCCTGGACGAAGAAAGAGCCAAACTTACCCGTGAAATGAAAATGAAAGGGTATTTTTACTTTGAAAAAGATTATATCCGTTTCGATGCAGACACCTCGGTTGGCAATCGTCAGGTTGATTTGAAATGCATCATCAATACCCCCCTCGTTCCCGATTCCATTAAACCGGATTCTCTAGTCCCGGGACACCATCAGATTTACAAACTGGGTAAAATTTTCATTCATACCCAATTTAACCCCAAAGCATTAGAATTTGGGAAACTCGATACCATCGTTTATAATGGATATATTTTCACCTACCAAAAGAAACTTAAATTCAATCCGGAAACCCTGCTCGATAATATCTTTCTGCATTCCGGACGTGGTTACCAAATAAATCAAATTGAACAAACTTACAGACGACTTGGAGACCTCAAAAACTTTCGGTTTACCAATATTTCTTTTGCTCCCGATACCAGCCGAAAAAATGAAAACATTCTCCAAACCTATATTGCATTAACACCTTCGCCAAAGCAGGCTTTTAGCTTCGATTTCCAGGGTACCAATACCTCCAGCAACCTCGGTATTTCCTTTAACGTAGGCTACCAAAACCGAAATATTTTTACAGGTGCCGAAATGCTTGAAGTAAAGCTCCTCGGCGGATTGGAAAACCAAATCGTATCCAGTAGCGTGGACCGAAGAATCTGGAACCTCCCCTTCAACACCCTGGAAGGCGGGGGAGAGATCAACCTCTATTTCCCTAAATTCATTTTGCCCTTTGGTCTCTCCAAATTGTCTCAAAGAGTTAGTGCTCCCAAAACCCAGTTAAAAACCCAATACAATTTGCAACAACGTCCGGATTTTACCCGAAACAACCTGCGATTCTCCTACGGAATTAGCTTCAAAAAAGGTAATTTCCATAAGTTTTTTCTAAACATCTATGAAATTAACCGGGTAAATGTGTACGACCAAAGTCAGGCATTTACCGACCGCCTCAATGCCATTAACGACCTGGCAGTGCGCTTTTCCTATCAACCTCACTTTACCACATCCACTAATTTTACCTACCAATACAGCAACCAAATTGTCTCCAAACTAAGAAGCTTTTCTTACTTCCGTTTTTACCTTGAATCCGCCGGTAGCACGGTTTACGGAATTGCCAAATTAGCCAAAGCCAAAACCGATACGTCCGGAAATTACCTCATTGGAGGAATTCCATTTTCACAGTATATCAAAACCGAAATCGATTACCGGCATTATTTTATCATCAATACCTGGAGCCAATTTGTTGTTCGATTTAACGGTGGTTTAGGAATTCCTCTTACCAATTTAAAAACTCTTCCGTATGAGAGTAACTTTTTCGGTGGTGGAGCCAATGGTATCAGGGCCTGGAAATTTAGGCGTTTGGGTCCGGGTTCATCCGAAGCCTCCCTGCTCGATCAGTTTGGAGATACCAAACTGGAATTCAATGCAGAATACCGTTTTGGAGTTTACAAATTCTTTAAAGCTGCCCTTTTTGCCGATGCCGGAAACGTGTGGTTTACCCCGTGGAATGCCATTAAAAGTCCGAAAGGAACCTTTGCCTTTAGCCGCTTTTACAAGGAAATTGCAGTGGGTGCCGGCTTAGGCTTGAGACTTGATTTTAACTTCTTCATCATCCGTTTAGATGTTGCCTTAAAACTTCATAATCCGGTAAAACCCGAAGGTCAACGTTGGTTCTCTGACTTGACTTACCAAAAAGACGAAAATTCACCTGCTAAATTTAATATCTTAAAAGTGCCTGAATATCAAATCGGTATTGGTTATCCTTTCTAG